From the Corynebacterium zhongnanshanii genome, the window CCGCCGTGTGATTCGCTACTAGCGAGTCCACACATCGTGGAGCGTATCCACTAATGTGTCGATCTGCTCCCGAGTATGGGTGGCCATGACGGTCACCCTCAACATCGCGGATCCGCGTGCCACCGTGGGATAACGGATCGCTGGCACGTGGATTCCGCGTTCCCGCAAGCCGTGCGAGATCTCCATCGCGTGCGCCTCATCTCCCACATGAAGCGGAATGATGGGGCTGTGCGGATGAGGCCCCGGATGCAGATACTCCGAGGCCCGCTGCGTCAGATACTCCACGTTGTCCTGCAAGCGCTCCACCAGCGCAGGCGTGTTCTGCAGTTGCTCCAGGGCCGCCCCCGTTGCAGCCATCACCCCGGCCGCGTTCGAGGTGGAGTACACATAGGGGCGGGATTGATTCCGCAGCAGCCGTGCGGTCTGCGTATCGCAACACACGAACCCACCCTCACTACCCAGGGCTTTGCTAGCGGTGCCGACCACGATATCGGGGCGGGCACCGGTCTCCTCGCCGAGTCCCCGCCCCGTGGGGCCTAAGGTTCCCAGGCTGTGCGCCTCGTCGACAATCAGCCATGCCCCGTGGCGGTGCGCAACCTCCACGAGCTCAGCGGTGGGTGCAACCGTCCCATCCATGGAAAATAATCCGTCCGTCACCACGAACATGGGCCCCGCAGGGTGGTCACTCGAGGACTGTGTGCGTACTCGATGCGTCGCTAGTGCCTCATCTAATTCTCCGACGCCACAGTGCGGGTAAATGACAGTGCGCGCCCGAGACAACCTGCACCCGTCGATGATGCTGGCGTGGTTGCGTTCGTCGGAAAAGATGGTGGCGGTGGAATCCGCGAGCGCTGTCAGGAGCCCCACGTTTGCTTGGTAGCCGGTGGCGAAGTACACGGCTGATTCATAGCCCAGCCATTCGGCTAGGGAGCGCTCCACGGCGTGGTGAATGTCCAGCGTTCCTGTGGTCAGGCGTGAGCCACCGGATCCGGTTCCCCTCTGATCGATGGCGTTGTGTGCCGCGGCTTTCACCTGGGGATGGGCGGACAGGCCCAGGTAATTACTGGAGGAGAATAGCAAAAACTCACGGCCATCGATGGTTGCGATCGGCTCCTGAGGGGAAGAAAACTCCCAGGTAGAGCGTTCCAGCCCTTGCTCTGCCCACGCTGTGTTGCGTTGGCGGATAGAGGCTGGAACGTCCTGACTGAGACTCTTCGTGGGACTCTGCTCGGAGTGATCCATCAATGACCGTGAGTAGGCGCCACTACTGCCGTAGTGTGTGCGAAGGACTTAGGCGGTCTCTGCGCGAGCGTCAACCTTGACCCAGCTCATCAGGTCGCGCAGCTTCTTACCGGTCTGCTCGATCTGGTGATCGTTGTAGGATGCGCGCAGGCCTTCCAGCTCCTTGTTTCCACCCTCGACGTTGGCCACCAGGCGCTTGGTGAAGGTGCCGTCCTGGATGTCGGTCAGGATGTCCTTCATACGCTCCTTAGCACCGGCGTCGATCACGCGTGGGCCGGACAGGTAGCCACCGAACTCTGCGGTGTCGGACACGGAGTAGTTCATGTTCTCGATGCCGCCCTCGAACATCAGGTCCACGATCAGCTTCAGCTCGTGCAGGCACTCGAAGTAGGCCATCTCTGGCTCGTAGCCAGCCTCAACCAGAACCTCGAAACCGGTCTTGACCAGTTCCTCGGTACCACCACAGAGCACAGCCTGCTCACCGAACAGGTCGGTGACGGTCTCAGCCTCGAAGGTGGTAGGGATGATGCCTGCGCGGCCACCACCGATGGCGGATGCGTAGGACAGAGCCAGGTCGCGGCCGTTGCCCTGTGGGTCCTGGTCCACGGCGATCAGGCAAGGAACACCCTTGCCGTCGACGAACTGACGGCGCACCAGGTGGCCTGGACCCTTTGGAGCTACCATGCCGATGGTGATGTTCTCAGCTGGCTCGATCAGCTTGAAGTGGATGTTCAGGCCGTGTCCGAAGAAGACTGCGTCGCCGTCCTTGAGGTTCGGAGCGATGTCGTTGTTCCAGATCTGAGCCTGGGAGGTATCTGGAGCCAGCAGCATGATGACGTCTGCCCACTCAGCGGCGTCAGCGGTGTTCTTGACCTCGAAGCCGGCCTCCTGAGCCTTCGCTGCGGACTTGGAACCCTCGCGCAGACCAATAACAACCTCAACGCCGGAATCGCGCAGGTTCTGGGAGTGTGCGTGACCCTGGGAGCCGTAGCCGATCACTGCAACCTTCTTACCCTGAATCAGGGACAGGTCAGCATCCTTGTCGTAGAAAACATCGATTGCCATTGTGGTTACTTCCTTTCGTCGATCTGGTTGCTTACTCTATCAGATCGTTTCATCAATTGGGATATTTATTCCACATAGTGGAACTGTGGTGCGGCCTCACCGGCCGCATCCACGGCTACAGCTTGGAGGGGTACATCGCCTTCGGGCCACGGCTCATCGCGGTCATGGAGGACTCCACCAATTCACGAATACCAAACGGCTCCAGCACATCCAGGAGCGCCTGCAGTTTCGTGGACGTTCCGGTGCATTCGATGATGACAGAATCCGGCCCCACATCCACCACGTGCGCGCGGAACAGTTTGGCGGACTCCACCACCTGAGCGCGGGTGGAGTTGTCCGCAGACACCTTCACCAGCATCAACGCACGGGCCACAATCGCCTCAGGATC encodes:
- the ilvC gene encoding ketol-acid reductoisomerase codes for the protein MAIDVFYDKDADLSLIQGKKVAVIGYGSQGHAHSQNLRDSGVEVVIGLREGSKSAAKAQEAGFEVKNTADAAEWADVIMLLAPDTSQAQIWNNDIAPNLKDGDAVFFGHGLNIHFKLIEPAENITIGMVAPKGPGHLVRRQFVDGKGVPCLIAVDQDPQGNGRDLALSYASAIGGGRAGIIPTTFEAETVTDLFGEQAVLCGGTEELVKTGFEVLVEAGYEPEMAYFECLHELKLIVDLMFEGGIENMNYSVSDTAEFGGYLSGPRVIDAGAKERMKDILTDIQDGTFTKRLVANVEGGNKELEGLRASYNDHQIEQTGKKLRDLMSWVKVDARAETA
- the ilvN gene encoding acetolactate synthase small subunit produces the protein MATIHTLSVLCEDVDGIMSRITGMFTRRAYNIISISSGRTEIDGINRITIRAEAEEHVMEQITKQLNKLIPVIKVSRHDPEAIVARALMLVKVSADNSTRAQVVESAKLFRAHVVDVGPDSVIIECTGTSTKLQALLDVLEPFGIRELVESSMTAMSRGPKAMYPSKL
- a CDS encoding aminotransferase class I/II-fold pyridoxal phosphate-dependent enzyme, which produces MDHSEQSPTKSLSQDVPASIRQRNTAWAEQGLERSTWEFSSPQEPIATIDGREFLLFSSSNYLGLSAHPQVKAAAHNAIDQRGTGSGGSRLTTGTLDIHHAVERSLAEWLGYESAVYFATGYQANVGLLTALADSTATIFSDERNHASIIDGCRLSRARTVIYPHCGVGELDEALATHRVRTQSSSDHPAGPMFVVTDGLFSMDGTVAPTAELVEVAHRHGAWLIVDEAHSLGTLGPTGRGLGEETGARPDIVVGTASKALGSEGGFVCCDTQTARLLRNQSRPYVYSTSNAAGVMAATGAALEQLQNTPALVERLQDNVEYLTQRASEYLHPGPHPHSPIIPLHVGDEAHAMEISHGLRERGIHVPAIRYPTVARGSAMLRVTVMATHTREQIDTLVDTLHDVWTR